One stretch of Planococcus sp. PAMC 21323 DNA includes these proteins:
- a CDS encoding GGDEF domain-containing response regulator, whose protein sequence is MSKTNYKVMLWDRMEKDFLKWTKQKEIQERDVYRFLHTMKGTAGTIGLLDVSIFCGTQLEFFEENSEILLPIDSLENLMFSLRSYFIEEETVADSTDLTVKLKKDIPTNDSFVLVIDADAELASYIKESLQEYGIQVIIALDGKKGIELFYTLRPQMVIIDLQLPDVDGFDLVSRIYEPAKNLYVPLAITSTEDHIENQIKAMEIGATDFISKPLNMSLFVPYVLNRLRHQKMILQETLFDELTGAGNRKYFNDVLAQMTTLSEKTKKTFTLVLFDLDHFKKVNDSYGHPVGDEVLQAFSQLLLKMKRESDYFFRYGGEEFALILPDTTAHTAISMVEEIRLEFAEIPFTDQSNEQFHVTFSAGISEYRYKQDTLVTKADQALYQAKKNGRNQTMLFEVADNELRRQLNIIIVDDDSLVRKLISKQFSGWKPDDFDINIEEFADGVSFIESDWYKPEENYMILLDGVMPKMDGLEVLNHVRDQYPNDNIVISMLTSRSNESDIVLALRSGADDYILKPFYAQEVVARVQRLTMRLFS, encoded by the coding sequence ATGTCTAAAACAAATTATAAAGTTATGCTCTGGGATCGAATGGAAAAAGATTTTTTGAAATGGACAAAACAAAAAGAAATTCAAGAGCGAGATGTGTATCGTTTTCTACATACGATGAAGGGCACAGCAGGCACAATTGGTTTACTAGATGTGTCAATTTTTTGCGGAACACAATTAGAGTTTTTTGAGGAGAACAGTGAAATCTTACTGCCAATCGACTCCTTAGAGAATTTAATGTTCTCCTTAAGAAGTTATTTTATTGAAGAAGAAACTGTTGCTGATAGTACAGATCTAACTGTAAAGTTAAAAAAAGACATTCCTACTAACGACTCGTTTGTTTTAGTAATTGATGCCGATGCTGAATTAGCATCTTATATTAAAGAATCATTGCAAGAATATGGAATTCAAGTAATTATTGCGCTAGACGGTAAAAAAGGAATTGAATTATTTTATACATTGCGGCCTCAAATGGTTATTATAGACCTCCAACTGCCGGATGTAGATGGATTTGATTTGGTTTCTAGAATTTACGAACCCGCTAAAAATTTATATGTTCCACTTGCAATTACAAGTACGGAGGATCATATCGAAAATCAAATAAAAGCGATGGAAATAGGTGCTACAGATTTCATTTCTAAACCTTTGAATATGTCTTTATTTGTCCCTTATGTTTTAAATCGTTTACGACATCAAAAAATGATTCTACAAGAAACACTTTTTGACGAATTAACTGGTGCTGGTAATAGAAAATACTTTAATGATGTGCTGGCACAAATGACTACACTGTCAGAGAAAACCAAGAAAACTTTCACACTAGTCCTATTCGATTTGGATCATTTCAAAAAAGTAAACGATAGTTATGGGCATCCTGTAGGGGACGAGGTTTTGCAAGCTTTTAGCCAATTATTATTGAAGATGAAACGAGAGTCGGATTACTTTTTTAGGTATGGAGGCGAAGAGTTTGCGTTAATCCTTCCAGATACTACCGCACATACTGCTATATCTATGGTAGAAGAAATTCGATTAGAGTTTGCTGAAATTCCTTTCACCGATCAATCTAATGAACAATTTCACGTAACATTTTCAGCTGGGATAAGTGAGTATCGTTATAAGCAAGACACATTAGTAACTAAAGCCGATCAAGCTTTGTACCAAGCGAAAAAAAATGGCCGAAATCAGACAATGCTGTTTGAAGTCGCTGATAATGAATTAAGACGTCAACTTAACATTATCATCGTAGATGACGACTCACTTGTACGTAAGCTAATTTCAAAACAATTCTCTGGTTGGAAACCTGATGATTTCGACATAAATATAGAAGAGTTTGCAGATGGTGTTAGTTTTATTGAGTCGGATTGGTACAAGCCAGAGGAAAATTACATGATATTACTTGATGGAGTGATGCCGAAGATGGATGGTTTAGAAGTTTTAAATCATGTACGTGATCAGTATCCAAATGACAACATTGTTATATCAATGCTTACCTCGCGTTCAAATGAATCGGATATTGTTCTTGCATTACGAAGTGGTGCAGATGATTATATTTTGAAACCATTCTATGCACAGGAAGTCGTTGCACGAGTACAACGTCTAACAATGAGGCTGTTTTCATGA
- a CDS encoding HEAT repeat domain-containing protein: protein MNIYFFWLVIVILVLAQILLLLVLSLRKLLLNKRERTINQQYELLTESFSSYMLDPTDDRFLEEIRTTSNQTVVLERLLNHYVAVTRGSTNSPQVAQLSEKYLTKIYKKRLNRREWAIRMNTLYFIEDFHMKSLSPLLKEKLQKSSRLDQETQQLIRTLTSLNEPMTLSVLAQYSDAPVRLYIDVFKRLEMDIQLKELDAALKNEKNNKVLKHAAISYIGMIGLIEFLPRIEEELQSDDEELRIQALKSIQHLQYISSPNLLTPFFHSSSWQERMFAARIAGKLQLSRYQEVLSELIGDSVWWVRYSSAEALTQFSDGDILLSHLSENHPDRYARDMATQWEASLLGSDE from the coding sequence ATGAACATTTATTTTTTCTGGCTAGTTATTGTAATTTTAGTCCTTGCCCAAATTCTTTTGTTATTAGTTTTGTCTTTACGAAAGCTACTACTAAACAAAAGAGAAAGAACGATCAATCAACAATATGAACTGTTAACTGAATCTTTCAGCTCATATATGTTGGACCCGACCGATGACAGATTTCTTGAAGAAATCAGGACGACTTCTAACCAAACCGTCGTTTTAGAACGTTTATTAAATCATTATGTAGCTGTTACAAGAGGCAGTACCAATTCTCCACAAGTTGCTCAATTATCCGAAAAATATTTAACTAAAATTTATAAAAAAAGGCTTAACCGTAGAGAATGGGCCATACGGATGAATACACTGTATTTTATTGAAGATTTTCATATGAAATCTCTTTCGCCATTGCTTAAAGAAAAGTTACAAAAATCATCTCGACTAGACCAAGAAACACAGCAACTTATTCGAACTTTAACTTCTTTAAATGAACCAATGACTCTATCTGTCTTGGCTCAATATTCGGACGCACCTGTAAGATTGTATATCGACGTATTTAAAAGACTTGAAATGGACATTCAATTAAAAGAGTTAGATGCTGCTTTAAAAAATGAAAAGAATAACAAAGTTCTTAAACATGCTGCTATCTCCTATATTGGAATGATAGGATTAATCGAATTCCTTCCTCGCATAGAGGAAGAATTACAAAGTGATGATGAGGAGTTAAGAATTCAAGCCTTAAAATCAATTCAACACTTACAATATATTTCATCTCCCAATTTGTTAACGCCATTTTTTCATTCTTCTTCATGGCAAGAGAGAATGTTTGCGGCCCGCATAGCTGGAAAGCTTCAATTATCAAGATACCAAGAAGTATTGAGTGAATTGATTGGGGATTCTGTGTGGTGGGTTCGTTATTCATCTGCTGAAGCATTGACTCAGTTTTCCGATGGCGATATTTTACTAAGTCATTTGTCTGAGAATCATCCAGATCGTTATGCACGAGATATGGCTACGCAATGGGAAGCCTCCCTTTTAGGAAGTGACGAATAA
- a CDS encoding glycosyltransferase family 2 protein — MYTFFSILSYFIIAYLLFSSLSYLGLFMLAFRKVKRENNLVQRESTEGLSRNQNTYPVSILVPAYNEEIGVVSTVRSLLALEYPQKEVIVIDDGSKDMTSEQMIKEFKMVQIPFAFRTHIPTAEIIAIYQSSIFPYIRLIKKANGGKADALNAGINLSSFPYFCAIDGDSILESDGLYKTMKPIIESDGQVIVTGGSVRIANGSTISRSKVEIIDLPRHPVVIMQIVEYFRAFLIGRLALSRLNILLIVSGAFGVFNKERVIQAGGYNKNTVGEDMELVVRLHRLLREEKSKQRIEYVPDPVCWTEAPESLEVLRSQRIRWQRGLFETLWTHRKMMFNPKYGAVGMLSMPYFLFIELLGAVFEFLGYFIIFGGFFFSLVDPTIAAIMFIVTVLYGSLISALAVLLEELTLHKYPKVSHLIRLYFWALTEAFWYRPLMIVWRIQGIFAAFRKKAHWGDMKRKGISS; from the coding sequence ATGTATACATTTTTCTCGATACTATCTTATTTCATTATTGCTTATTTACTTTTTTCAAGCTTAAGTTATTTAGGTCTTTTTATGCTCGCTTTCCGTAAGGTAAAAAGAGAAAATAATCTTGTTCAACGAGAGTCAACAGAAGGACTTTCAAGAAACCAAAACACATATCCAGTTTCAATTCTTGTTCCAGCTTATAATGAAGAAATTGGTGTTGTTAGCACTGTAAGATCATTGTTGGCGCTTGAGTACCCTCAAAAAGAAGTTATAGTAATCGATGATGGGTCAAAAGATATGACATCTGAACAAATGATAAAAGAATTCAAAATGGTTCAAATCCCATTCGCATTTCGAACGCATATTCCGACTGCCGAAATTATTGCTATTTACCAGTCTTCTATATTCCCCTATATCCGCCTTATTAAAAAGGCAAATGGAGGAAAAGCTGATGCCTTAAATGCGGGGATTAACTTATCTTCTTTCCCTTACTTTTGTGCAATTGATGGGGATTCTATTTTAGAAAGTGATGGATTATATAAAACAATGAAACCAATCATTGAATCCGATGGACAAGTTATTGTCACTGGTGGATCGGTTCGAATCGCAAATGGTTCTACTATCTCAAGGAGTAAGGTTGAAATCATTGACCTTCCTAGACATCCAGTCGTCATTATGCAAATTGTAGAATATTTCCGCGCATTTTTAATTGGTCGGTTAGCGTTAAGTCGGTTAAACATTTTACTTATCGTCTCTGGCGCTTTTGGCGTTTTTAACAAAGAACGTGTCATTCAAGCCGGTGGATATAATAAAAATACAGTTGGCGAAGATATGGAATTGGTAGTCCGGTTACACCGACTACTACGAGAAGAAAAATCCAAGCAAAGAATCGAGTATGTACCGGATCCGGTTTGTTGGACAGAAGCACCTGAGTCGCTAGAAGTACTCAGATCCCAACGTATACGCTGGCAGCGCGGATTATTTGAAACTTTATGGACTCATAGAAAAATGATGTTTAATCCGAAATATGGTGCCGTTGGGATGCTTTCAATGCCTTACTTTCTTTTTATCGAATTGCTTGGAGCAGTATTTGAATTTTTAGGCTACTTCATCATTTTTGGCGGATTTTTCTTCTCACTTGTCGACCCAACTATTGCAGCCATTATGTTTATTGTGACCGTTTTATATGGCTCTCTGATTTCTGCATTAGCGGTTTTATTAGAAGAATTAACTCTCCATAAATATCCGAAAGTATCCCATTTGATACGCCTATACTTTTGGGCTTTAACAGAAGCTTTTTGGTACCGTCCACTTATGATTGTTTGGAGGATCCAAGGAATTTTTGCCGCATTTCGCAAAAAAGCTCATTGGGGTGATATGAAACGTAAAGGTATTTCCAGTTAA
- a CDS encoding response regulator transcription factor: MKKILIADDEDILRILIADTLEDDFEIEEAEDGKEALQKIRDNDYDLIVLDYMMPHLTGLEVLEEVRKDQNYTKVLMLTAKAQDTDREKAISTGADYFMSKPFSPMELLSLVENILAS; encoded by the coding sequence GTGAAAAAAATATTAATAGCGGACGATGAAGATATTTTACGAATTTTGATAGCCGATACGCTCGAAGATGATTTTGAAATCGAGGAAGCTGAAGATGGTAAAGAGGCATTGCAAAAAATTAGAGATAATGATTATGACTTAATAGTTCTCGACTATATGATGCCGCATCTAACCGGATTAGAAGTATTAGAAGAAGTAAGAAAAGATCAAAACTATACAAAAGTTTTAATGTTGACAGCTAAAGCACAAGATACTGATAGAGAAAAAGCTATTTCTACAGGAGCAGACTATTTTATGTCTAAACCATTTAGTCCAATGGAATTATTATCACTAGTTGAAAATATATTGGCATCATAA
- a CDS encoding ATP-binding protein — translation MRNSKEKGIRHKYLKLTFSSVFICTLIIVGIYFYMNAQQQILEDEYTELREKQETFRDLSQSLDQLFFRTRGFYAFQNEQELEMAFEELEILKNSITKMNSLSITRQERLQIIELSNFIRLFEEDVFPAAVALVREGDYEGLRNLSSGGTNSTVNEFVAFSNENEAVIRLALQQVNESMLAKAESLSFVLISLFILLFIITAWIILRALNDIVKPVEEMRESIEGFVKGDELSYTPLKRSDELGILSMTFYNMINTIQTNQEKLTSQNEALMLSKSELQQQQNRLRESLVETEQTKDRLIRYNDLNHILSFTLDKQKLIEATLEYFSETYEIDTGALWLQKSGEYALKGFTPEMFEQLKDERSGYLLTRLKECETFTVKREAQLEKGFALETVYIHDLYATVKNENQESVALIGLSRVGRTFSTEEELDISGLLKRIHLAIDRIQLYDAAVHERTLNERIINNINEGIQFISKDGDMVQHNATMCTMLNCGNGPLDASISQEIWINQMAEQTTTPESMFEFLSSCIHEKDKEANTFRYTVKEPYERVIDVYSTPVMVENEKKGTIFVHRDITREHEVDKMKSELVSTVSHELRTPLSSVLGFTELLLNKQLKPEKQERYLKTIYKEAKRLTNLINDFLDLQRMESGDQVYRMDKLPVNELIIETIEKFRTQNMHSIVFIDDASDVIVEGDRERIAQVLMNLIGNAIKFSPQGGKVTISMKNDLNNLRVTIEDEGIGISTEDIPKLFSKFQRIDNSSRRKIGGTGLGLAICQEIILQHDGKIWIESKEEHGTTVHFELPLVTKPHEHTNYEGAEENPPVMIVEDDMSLALLLSEELKVNGFKVIYHTNPKEAFNEAKRTPLVGAVVDIMLGEELSGWDLVDMMKEDPLTKDIPIVISSALDPSSDAQKINKISHYLTKPYAPTNLSKVMKKLLDAQNRDGAIYYASKDYQETEI, via the coding sequence ATGCGGAATTCAAAAGAAAAAGGAATTAGACATAAATATCTGAAGCTAACTTTTTCATCGGTATTTATTTGTACATTAATTATTGTTGGGATCTATTTTTATATGAACGCTCAACAGCAAATATTAGAAGATGAATATACAGAACTAAGAGAGAAGCAAGAAACTTTTAGAGATCTTTCACAATCGTTAGACCAGCTATTTTTTAGAACTAGAGGTTTCTATGCTTTTCAAAATGAACAAGAGTTGGAAATGGCTTTCGAAGAATTAGAAATCTTAAAAAATTCGATTACTAAAATGAATAGTCTATCAATAACGCGACAAGAACGATTACAAATTATTGAACTTAGTAATTTTATTCGCTTATTTGAAGAAGATGTATTTCCTGCTGCAGTGGCATTAGTTCGCGAAGGTGATTATGAGGGATTACGAAATTTATCTAGTGGCGGAACAAATTCAACAGTGAATGAATTTGTGGCATTTTCAAATGAAAACGAAGCTGTCATAAGACTAGCACTTCAACAAGTAAATGAAAGCATGTTAGCGAAAGCTGAAAGCCTTTCTTTTGTTTTGATTTCACTATTTATTCTTTTATTCATTATTACAGCATGGATTATTTTAAGAGCGCTTAATGATATTGTAAAACCAGTAGAAGAAATGCGCGAATCAATAGAGGGGTTTGTAAAGGGTGATGAATTGTCCTATACGCCACTTAAACGTTCGGATGAGCTTGGTATTTTATCTATGACTTTTTATAATATGATTAACACCATTCAAACAAATCAAGAAAAACTTACTTCTCAAAATGAAGCTTTAATGCTGAGTAAAAGTGAGTTGCAGCAACAGCAAAATAGATTAAGAGAGTCGTTAGTCGAAACGGAACAAACAAAAGACCGATTGATTCGATATAATGATTTAAATCACATTTTGTCTTTTACATTAGATAAACAAAAGCTAATCGAGGCAACGCTCGAGTATTTTAGTGAAACTTACGAAATTGATACAGGAGCATTATGGCTACAAAAATCCGGCGAATACGCTTTAAAAGGATTTACACCTGAAATGTTTGAACAATTAAAAGATGAGCGAAGCGGATATCTTTTAACTCGCTTAAAAGAATGTGAAACATTCACAGTAAAAAGAGAAGCGCAACTGGAAAAAGGATTTGCATTAGAAACCGTATATATTCACGACTTATACGCTACTGTAAAAAATGAGAATCAAGAAAGTGTTGCATTGATTGGTTTGTCACGTGTGGGAAGAACGTTTTCAACTGAAGAAGAGCTGGACATTAGTGGACTTTTAAAACGGATTCACTTGGCTATCGATCGCATTCAATTATATGATGCCGCTGTCCATGAACGTACGCTGAATGAACGAATTATCAATAATATCAATGAAGGTATTCAATTTATTTCGAAAGACGGAGATATGGTTCAACATAATGCAACTATGTGTACGATGTTGAACTGCGGAAACGGACCACTTGATGCGTCAATTTCTCAAGAAATATGGATAAATCAAATGGCTGAGCAGACAACAACTCCTGAATCGATGTTTGAGTTTTTAAGCAGTTGTATTCATGAGAAAGACAAAGAAGCCAATACTTTCCGTTACACCGTAAAAGAGCCTTATGAACGTGTTATAGACGTATATAGTACACCGGTAATGGTTGAAAATGAGAAAAAAGGAACCATCTTTGTTCATCGAGACATTACGCGAGAGCATGAAGTGGATAAGATGAAGTCCGAACTTGTGAGCACCGTAAGTCACGAACTTCGTACGCCATTATCAAGTGTTCTTGGGTTTACAGAGTTGTTGTTAAATAAACAACTTAAGCCCGAAAAACAAGAACGTTATTTAAAAACGATTTATAAAGAAGCAAAACGTTTAACAAACTTAATAAATGATTTCCTCGATTTACAACGAATGGAATCTGGTGATCAAGTATATCGTATGGATAAATTACCAGTAAATGAGTTGATCATTGAAACGATTGAAAAATTCCGTACTCAAAATATGCATTCAATCGTTTTTATTGATGATGCGTCAGACGTAATTGTAGAGGGAGATCGTGAGCGTATCGCTCAAGTATTGATGAACTTAATTGGTAATGCTATTAAGTTTTCTCCTCAAGGTGGAAAAGTGACGATTTCTATGAAAAATGATTTGAACAACCTACGAGTTACGATAGAAGATGAGGGAATTGGTATTTCTACCGAAGATATACCAAAGTTATTTTCAAAATTCCAGCGCATTGATAATAGCTCAAGACGTAAAATTGGAGGCACTGGTCTTGGTCTTGCAATATGTCAGGAAATCATTCTCCAACATGATGGGAAAATTTGGATAGAATCAAAAGAAGAACATGGCACAACTGTTCACTTTGAATTACCGCTCGTTACAAAACCGCATGAACATACAAATTATGAAGGTGCAGAGGAAAACCCACCGGTTATGATTGTAGAAGACGATATGAGTCTTGCGTTGTTACTATCTGAAGAATTGAAAGTGAACGGATTTAAAGTAATTTATCATACAAATCCAAAAGAAGCTTTTAACGAGGCAAAACGTACACCTCTCGTTGGGGCGGTAGTTGATATCATGTTAGGTGAAGAATTAAGTGGTTGGGATCTTGTCGATATGATGAAAGAAGACCCGTTGACAAAAGATATACCAATCGTTATTTCTTCAGCTTTGGATCCATCATCGGATGCTCAGAAAATAAATAAAATCAGTCATTATTTAACGAAACCCTATGCTCCAACAAATTTATCAAAAGTGATGAAAAAATTACTAGATGCTCAAAATCGTGATGGTGCTATTTATTACGCATCGAAAGATTATCAAGAAACGGAAATATGA
- a CDS encoding glycosyltransferase family 2 protein: MEKAVLVSVDCLAYNHENFIAEAIESFLMQRTSFNFEILIHDDASTDKTASIIKKYEEKYPDLIRPLYQKQNLFSQGATMLQINQRRAKGKYIAICEGDDFWTDAYKLQKQVDYLEANPECDLCVHAAYQYSEALNKVVGKVRPSHKSRMFTTEEAILGGGELFPTNSMMYRREKADDVPLFYFDAGYGDYPLAIHLANNGQVYYMDEEMSMYRIDVKGAWSEKTLTNSSNAIKQNEATADLLDKINRHTNFQYNQTIETTKKKNNFYLFIRQQKYKDTFTKEYAKFYLEAEFVKRILKKIMKTQHYLKEKADSLWVKPRKKLTNVNLKGNDKYKIK; the protein is encoded by the coding sequence ATGGAAAAAGCTGTTTTGGTAAGTGTGGATTGTTTAGCATACAATCATGAAAACTTTATAGCCGAAGCAATCGAAAGTTTTTTAATGCAAAGAACATCCTTCAATTTTGAAATCTTAATACATGATGATGCCTCTACGGATAAAACTGCCTCCATCATAAAAAAATATGAAGAAAAATACCCAGATTTGATAAGACCTCTCTATCAAAAACAAAACCTATTTTCTCAAGGCGCTACGATGCTACAAATTAATCAGCGCAGAGCAAAAGGAAAATATATTGCTATATGTGAAGGAGATGACTTCTGGACTGATGCATACAAATTGCAAAAGCAAGTGGATTATTTAGAAGCGAATCCAGAATGCGATCTATGTGTTCATGCTGCTTATCAATATTCAGAAGCCTTAAACAAAGTCGTAGGAAAAGTACGACCAAGTCATAAAAGCCGAATGTTTACAACTGAAGAAGCTATTTTAGGTGGGGGGGAGCTATTTCCTACCAATTCAATGATGTATCGTCGAGAAAAAGCTGATGATGTACCACTCTTTTATTTTGATGCAGGGTACGGAGACTATCCTTTAGCGATCCATCTAGCGAATAATGGACAAGTTTATTACATGGATGAGGAAATGTCTATGTATCGGATCGATGTAAAAGGAGCGTGGTCTGAAAAAACCTTGACTAACTCTAGTAATGCTATAAAACAAAATGAGGCAACTGCCGACTTGTTGGACAAGATTAATCGTCATACAAACTTCCAATACAATCAAACAATTGAAACAACTAAAAAGAAAAATAATTTTTACTTATTTATAAGACAACAAAAATACAAAGATACGTTTACTAAAGAATATGCAAAATTTTATCTAGAAGCTGAGTTCGTAAAACGCATTTTGAAAAAAATAATGAAAACTCAACATTACCTAAAAGAAAAGGCAGATTCATTATGGGTGAAACCGCGAAAAAAGTTGACTAATGTAAATCTAAAAGGAAACGATAAATATAAGATTAAATGA
- a CDS encoding WbqC family protein encodes MKVGIMQPYFFPYIGYWQLIKAVDKYVIYDDVNYKKRGWINKNNILVNGEAKPISLRTLKVSQNKRINEIEIDHDMIYKKKLLKTIKEAYSKAPYFEDVFKFVEKIINQTESNLAMYLTNSIKEICAYLDIHTEIIRSSELVKNEHHRGQEKILEICDLLSADEYLNAAGGILLYSAQDFQARGIELEIINTNHISYQQRDAKEFVPNLSIIDVMMFNSPEEINAMLSDFSVLNNFSDVL; translated from the coding sequence ATGAAAGTAGGAATCATGCAGCCATATTTCTTTCCTTATATCGGTTACTGGCAATTGATAAAAGCAGTTGATAAATATGTGATTTACGATGATGTGAATTATAAAAAACGAGGCTGGATCAATAAAAATAATATTTTAGTAAATGGAGAAGCGAAACCAATTTCCTTAAGAACATTGAAAGTTAGTCAGAATAAGCGCATAAACGAAATTGAAATTGATCATGATATGATTTACAAAAAAAAGTTGTTAAAAACAATTAAAGAAGCATATAGCAAAGCACCTTATTTTGAGGATGTTTTTAAATTTGTTGAAAAAATTATAAATCAAACTGAATCAAATTTAGCTATGTACCTAACTAATTCAATTAAAGAAATCTGTGCATATTTAGATATTCATACAGAAATTATCCGTTCGTCTGAATTAGTGAAAAATGAGCACCATCGTGGTCAGGAAAAAATATTGGAAATTTGTGATCTTTTATCAGCAGATGAGTACTTAAATGCTGCTGGCGGAATTTTGTTATACTCAGCTCAAGATTTTCAAGCAAGGGGTATTGAGTTGGAAATAATTAATACCAATCATATAAGTTATCAACAACGAGATGCAAAAGAGTTTGTTCCTAATTTATCAATTATCGATGTCATGATGTTTAATAGCCCTGAAGAAATTAATGCCATGCTGTCTGATTTCAGTGTCCTAAATAACTTTTCTGATGTTCTGTAA
- a CDS encoding SDR family NAD(P)-dependent oxidoreductase: MSEKLLGKVAVITGAAGDLGKAVAEAFLREGAKVALVDRDQRALLKCEEALAHIGEVFGVVADVTSELEVSSYVDQVVKKWGKIDVFVNNAGILGKVAPLVEQTVEDFDAILNVNVKGVFLGLKKVMPVMIQQKSGSIINTSSVSGLMGSSGNSLYAATKHAVVGLTKTAALEAGYHSVRVNSIHPAPLDSTMMRKNEESINSDNPSEVRKVISSRIPLGRYGAMSEVAKLILFLASDDSLFITGSQYRIDGGMGAR; this comes from the coding sequence ATGTCAGAGAAGTTACTAGGCAAAGTTGCGGTAATTACTGGGGCTGCAGGAGATCTAGGAAAGGCTGTAGCAGAAGCTTTTTTAAGAGAAGGAGCAAAAGTCGCTTTAGTAGATCGAGATCAGCGTGCTTTATTAAAGTGTGAAGAAGCACTTGCTCATATAGGAGAAGTATTCGGAGTAGTTGCAGACGTTACTTCTGAATTAGAAGTAAGCTCTTATGTAGATCAAGTGGTAAAAAAATGGGGCAAAATTGATGTTTTTGTCAATAATGCTGGTATTTTAGGGAAAGTTGCTCCTTTGGTCGAACAAACAGTAGAAGATTTTGATGCGATTTTAAATGTTAATGTCAAAGGAGTTTTTCTTGGCCTCAAAAAAGTGATGCCGGTGATGATTCAACAAAAATCTGGCAGCATCATTAATACTTCATCTGTTTCAGGATTAATGGGGAGTAGCGGGAATTCACTTTATGCTGCTACTAAACATGCAGTTGTAGGTTTGACAAAGACGGCAGCTTTAGAAGCGGGGTATCACTCCGTTAGAGTGAATTCTATTCATCCCGCACCGCTAGATTCGACAATGATGAGAAAAAATGAAGAAAGTATAAACAGTGATAATCCTTCAGAAGTTCGAAAAGTGATATCCTCTCGTATTCCATTAGGGAGGTACGGCGCAATGTCTGAAGTAGCGAAACTCATTTTATTTTTAGCAAGCGATGATTCACTGTTTATAACAGGTAGCCAATACCGAATTGACGGTGGCATGGGTGCACGGTGA
- a CDS encoding GNAT family N-acetyltransferase, giving the protein MNVKGKKVMLRALERTDMEELRSYYNDPDIAHLLGGWTIPISSEQQNRWFDRLEFDNRNLRLAIETEEDGFIGISNILNIDYRNRSAHHGIIIGKKNMRGHGYGRDTVMTTMKYAFEELQLHRLEGDILEHNIPSYNLFLKKCGWVEEGRKRDYAYRNNRYYDQVIVSILKAEYDQLCHEHGYWNVTDK; this is encoded by the coding sequence ATGAACGTTAAAGGAAAAAAAGTAATGCTTCGAGCATTAGAAAGAACAGACATGGAAGAATTGAGAAGTTATTATAATGACCCAGATATTGCACACCTACTTGGAGGATGGACAATTCCGATATCTTCTGAGCAACAAAATCGTTGGTTTGATCGACTAGAATTCGATAACCGAAATTTACGTTTAGCAATTGAAACAGAAGAAGACGGTTTTATTGGCATCTCAAATATCTTGAATATTGATTATCGAAATCGATCTGCACATCACGGAATTATTATTGGTAAAAAGAATATGCGTGGACATGGTTACGGCCGCGACACAGTCATGACCACAATGAAATACGCATTTGAGGAACTTCAACTACATCGATTAGAAGGAGATATTCTTGAGCATAATATTCCTTCATATAATTTATTTTTAAAAAAATGTGGTTGGGTTGAAGAAGGAAGAAAACGAGATTATGCGTACCGCAACAATCGTTATTATGACCAAGTCATCGTCAGTATTTTAAAAGCTGAGTACGATCAATTATGTCATGAACATGGGTATTGGAATGTGACAGATAAATAA
- a CDS encoding nuclear transport factor 2 family protein translates to MNINIEANKKSARDFYEMAYLGDPAEAVKRYVGVEYIQHNPDVENGKEGFIAYFEKMHKEYPDKSIDFVRMIAEDDLVSLHTHQNWPDEEEYITMDFFRFNENGKIVEHWDAIQKIPHTSKSGNPMY, encoded by the coding sequence GTGAATATAAATATCGAAGCGAATAAAAAAAGTGCTAGAGATTTTTACGAAATGGCTTATTTGGGAGATCCGGCTGAAGCTGTTAAAAGATATGTAGGAGTGGAATATATTCAACACAATCCGGATGTTGAAAATGGAAAAGAAGGATTTATCGCGTACTTTGAGAAAATGCATAAAGAGTATCCTGATAAAAGTATTGATTTTGTTAGGATGATTGCAGAAGATGATTTGGTGTCTCTTCATACACATCAAAATTGGCCGGATGAGGAAGAATATATCACAATGGACTTTTTCAGATTTAATGAGAATGGAAAAATTGTTGAGCATTGGGATGCCATTCAAAAAATCCCGCATACATCAAAGTCGGGAAATCCAATGTACTAA